The Apium graveolens cultivar Ventura chromosome 6, ASM990537v1, whole genome shotgun sequence genome contains a region encoding:
- the LOC141665828 gene encoding dirigent protein 21-like, with amino-acid sequence MRKLSIVIVVCSILLDILSVVHGSYQEDSKQVELWFKNLPYRKQKVTKLHFYFHDNPGDKPPTVVQVTQSNITFHSPGLFGLVMIIDDPLTIGPKPTSELVGRAQGFYAFSDEQEIGLLMSLNFVFTNGKHNGSTLSIQGRNSVKHAHREMPIVGGSGDFRLAQEKSIKQFANFNVPKTNKTTNLELYKQVRAERDTSVSLNILTANFSPLPKM; translated from the exons ATGAGGAAGCTAAGCATAGTTATAGTTGTTTGTTCAATCCTTCTTGACATTCTCTCAGTTGTACATGGGAGCTACCAAGAAGATTCTAAACAAGTTGAGTTATGGTTCAAAAACTTGCCCTACAGGAAGCAAAAAGTGACTAAACTTCACTTTTACTTCCATGATAACCCAGGAGACAAACCCCCAACTGTTGTACAAGTAACTCAGTCCAACATTACTTTCCATTCCCCTGGACTCTTCGGGCTAGTAATGATAATAGATGATCCGTTAACTATTGGACCCAAACCCACGTCGGAATTGGTGGGTCGAGCACAAGGATTTTATGCGTTTTCCGACGAACAAGAGATAGGTCTTCTGATGAGTTTGAATTTTGTCTTCACCAATGGAAAGCACAATGGGAGCACTTTGAGCATTCAGGGAAGGAATTCGGTAAAACATGCTCATCGTGAGATGCCAATCGTTGGCGGTTCCGGTGATTTTCGACTGGCACAAG AAAAGAGTATAAAACAATTTGCCAACTTCAACGTACCAAAGACAAATAAGACCACAAATCTTGAATTATACAAACAAGTCCGAGCAGAACGTGACACAAGTGTTTCACTAAATATACTAACAGCAAACTTCTCGCCGTTACCAAAAATGTGA